The Methanobrevibacter sp. genome window below encodes:
- a CDS encoding ABC transporter substrate-binding protein: MNKKITFILVLALAACLVMGSASAGIFDFLGGGDDTVKIGYLPSDHDAALFVADAQGLYNDSNITTELVQFNNGGDLMTAMASGEVDVGYVGITPVLSSIAKDVPVKVISSAQTEGSGIVVTDDSGINSAADLEGKNIATPGEASIQNALLVYYLNQTGLTVDDLNVSAMKVPSMNDALKTGQIDGIVTFQPYVSIAANESNSHVLADSDEILPDHPCCVVVASDDFIKNHEDQAKAIVSIHENATKFINEKVANGNADEVVKLLPEDIVSDAALEADSLENFPFISGIDDDFKADVDAFQELEVSIGLLNNTIPQDKIYWEA, from the coding sequence TTAGGTGGCGGAGATGACACTGTTAAGATAGGTTACTTACCTTCTGATCACGATGCTGCATTATTTGTTGCTGATGCTCAAGGTTTGTATAATGATAGTAACATTACCACTGAACTCGTTCAATTTAACAACGGTGGAGACTTAATGACTGCTATGGCTAGTGGTGAGGTCGATGTTGGTTATGTTGGAATTACTCCTGTTTTATCTTCAATTGCAAAAGATGTCCCTGTAAAAGTTATTTCTTCTGCTCAAACTGAAGGATCAGGTATTGTTGTAACTGATGATTCTGGAATCAACTCTGCAGCTGATTTAGAAGGAAAAAATATTGCAACTCCTGGTGAAGCTTCAATTCAAAATGCTTTACTCGTTTACTACTTAAACCAAACTGGTTTAACCGTAGATGATTTAAATGTATCTGCAATGAAAGTTCCTTCTATGAATGATGCTTTAAAAACTGGTCAAATTGACGGTATTGTCACTTTCCAACCTTATGTATCCATTGCTGCAAATGAAAGCAATTCTCATGTATTAGCAGATTCTGATGAAATTTTACCAGACCACCCATGTTGTGTGGTTGTTGCTTCTGATGACTTCATCAAAAACCACGAAGATCAAGCAAAAGCTATTGTATCTATCCATGAAAATGCAACTAAATTCATCAATGAAAAAGTTGCAAATGGTAATGCTGATGAAGTTGTAAAACTCTTACCAGAAGACATCGTTTCTGATGCTGCTTTAGAAGCTGACTCTTTAGAAAACTTCCCATTCATCTCAGGTATTGATGATGATTTCAAAGCAGATGTTGATGCATTCCAAGAACTTGAAGTAAGTATTGGTCTTTTAAACAATACTATTCCTCAAGATAAAATTTACTGGGAAGCATAG